Proteins encoded by one window of Synechococcus sp. WH 7805:
- a CDS encoding calcium-binding protein codes for MAILANNPPFTNQADQRRSSNGWRILRNISAEAGNDFIEGRQRLSSNSSGIGIEIFGSVLDTEFGNDTVKGIARAKNGVATGIDIFGKTLINGNEIGDSAIDSGADNDKVIGRGNSRTGIAYGIEINGGKIDSGLANDRITGNGKSRSGDAYGISLNGSNAETKIDTGLGNDSVVGKARSRSGNAFGINNLRNSTIDTGDGDDTVTGVASSDTGAAVGIFNNGVIDGGAGDDVFDALTGGWGGNGRADLGSGNDTVRGFGSGTFDGGVGFDTLVFNAGTYNIARVGSQLDRFEITLSSLQNSPVMTVTEFEFFGEGDQQTSFASAVAAGQITFI; via the coding sequence ATGGCGATTCTCGCCAACAATCCCCCCTTCACTAATCAAGCCGACCAAAGAAGATCCTCGAATGGATGGCGGATCCTGAGAAACATTAGTGCGGAGGCTGGTAATGATTTCATTGAAGGTAGACAGCGTCTGAGCTCCAACAGCAGCGGCATTGGGATTGAGATTTTTGGCAGCGTTTTGGATACAGAGTTTGGGAATGACACTGTTAAGGGCATTGCTCGCGCGAAAAATGGTGTGGCTACTGGCATTGATATTTTTGGAAAAACCCTGATCAATGGGAATGAGATCGGTGATAGTGCGATTGATTCCGGAGCTGATAACGACAAAGTGATCGGGCGAGGTAACAGTAGGACTGGAATTGCTTATGGTATTGAGATCAATGGCGGCAAGATCGATTCTGGTCTTGCTAATGACAGGATTACAGGCAATGGAAAAAGTAGGAGTGGTGATGCCTATGGCATCTCGCTGAATGGCAGTAATGCCGAAACGAAAATCGATACCGGACTTGGCAATGACAGTGTTGTAGGCAAGGCAAGAAGTCGCAGCGGCAATGCCTTTGGTATCAACAACTTGAGGAATAGCACCATTGATACTGGAGATGGTGATGACACCGTTACTGGTGTTGCTTCAAGTGACACTGGTGCAGCTGTCGGTATCTTCAACAATGGTGTGATCGATGGCGGCGCAGGCGATGATGTGTTTGATGCGTTAACAGGTGGTTGGGGTGGCAACGGTCGTGCTGATCTTGGCAGTGGCAATGACACTGTTAGAGGTTTTGGCAGCGGCACCTTTGATGGCGGTGTCGGATTCGATACACTTGTTTTCAACGCTGGCACTTACAACATTGCAAGAGTGGGAAGCCAGTTGGATCGCTTTGAAATAACACTTTCCTCTCTTCAAAATAGTCCGGTCATGACTGTCACTGAATTTGAATTTTTCGGGGAAGGTGATCAGCAGACGTCATTTGCGAGTGCTGTTGCTGCCGGTCAAATTACTTTTATCTAA
- a CDS encoding phosphate/phosphite/phosphonate ABC transporter substrate-binding protein, whose translation MRRLLIVLSLALGACAGGPSGEQALCGPTGRLRVGLVGSAEGRRGSAGVILAEQEQFKLRELLMASSRCDVLLEPVLSPEQARLRLRNSEWDLAFLPPGLTAVALEQEGQFSLVRQLGRRQNAKSQLIVRADSRFKTRADLRGTRLGLLPRGSLTGFYLPLFNLHGLTLSQVGYELTYQDLMQGLQNGEFDVIAWDGALPTQGNEIRVIHEDTHAIPLGALALSQPLLAQDYKPFVQKLDDNVTQLPSSLGYATGVIPDLLMLQELRAIVSKVEGWSLPQAGQPYVVYGTPSRSMPGEGPL comes from the coding sequence ATGAGGCGTCTTCTGATCGTTCTCTCTCTTGCTCTCGGCGCCTGCGCGGGTGGACCATCGGGTGAGCAGGCGCTCTGCGGTCCCACTGGTCGTCTGCGCGTCGGCTTGGTGGGTTCGGCGGAAGGTCGGCGTGGTTCCGCAGGCGTCATCCTGGCGGAGCAGGAGCAGTTCAAGCTGCGGGAGCTTCTGATGGCATCCAGTCGTTGTGATGTCCTCTTGGAGCCTGTTCTCAGCCCTGAGCAAGCTCGACTCCGTCTCAGGAACAGTGAGTGGGATCTTGCTTTTCTTCCTCCGGGGCTGACTGCTGTTGCGCTCGAGCAAGAGGGGCAGTTCAGTCTTGTTCGTCAGTTGGGTCGTCGTCAGAACGCAAAGTCGCAATTGATTGTTCGCGCAGACAGTCGCTTCAAGACCCGAGCCGATCTTCGCGGGACACGCCTGGGGCTGCTGCCTCGTGGTTCCCTCACTGGGTTTTATCTCCCTCTGTTCAATCTTCATGGTCTGACGTTGTCGCAGGTGGGGTATGAACTCACGTACCAAGACCTGATGCAGGGTCTGCAAAACGGAGAGTTTGACGTCATTGCCTGGGATGGCGCACTTCCAACGCAGGGCAACGAGATTCGGGTCATTCATGAAGACACCCATGCGATTCCTCTGGGTGCGCTGGCTCTCAGTCAGCCGCTTCTCGCCCAGGATTACAAACCTTTTGTGCAAAAGCTTGATGACAATGTGACCCAGCTTCCTTCTTCGCTTGGCTACGCGACGGGCGTGATCCCTGATCTTCTGATGCTCCAGGAGCTGAGAGCGATTGTGTCCAAGGTGGAGGGTTGGAGTCTTCCCCAGGCTGGTCAGCCCTATGTCGTGTATGGAACCCCATCACGCTCAATGCCTGGCGAGGGGCCTCTATGA
- a CDS encoding protein adenylyltransferase SelO family protein — protein sequence MPTTANSFEEFRQRVDYSLLEQLKADPQATTDGVDLRPRQVTSGHYVPVRPTPLPDPAYVAHSSVLFDELGLSEALVHDDAFQRMFSGDLSASTDPMHPWGWATGYALSIYGTEYIQQCPFGTGNGYGDGRAISVFEGVFKNQRWEMQLKGGGPTPYCRGADGRAVLRSSVREFLAQEFMHALGVPTSRSLSLYVSQSETVARPWYSENSRSFDPDIMVQNAAAICTRVAPSFLRVGQIELFARRARNDAHPEARQELQLIVQHLIERNYRPAIDPAEPFHKQVIALAHLFRERLTSLVAHWMRVGYCQGNFNSDNCAAGGYTLDYGPFGFCELFDPRFQPWTGGGTHFCFFNQPVAAETNFKMFWSSLRTLLDGDRQAQEELDALHDGFAAVMQQKMEAMWASKIGLPAYDDTLVTELLQLLATTGADYCKAFRLLSTLPRAVSELTPSFYQPCPDELAGRWQGWLGHWRSSLEAQGNLSETSAAMQQVNPAITWREWLVAPAYQRAELGDMSLIHELQQVFSNPYDDPSDAVLSTYGQLRPRELFNAGGISHYSCSS from the coding sequence ATGCCCACAACAGCAAACAGCTTTGAGGAGTTCAGGCAGCGGGTCGACTATTCCTTGTTAGAGCAGCTGAAGGCGGATCCACAGGCAACGACAGACGGAGTCGATTTGCGACCTCGGCAGGTGACATCGGGTCACTACGTGCCAGTGAGGCCGACACCGCTCCCCGATCCCGCCTACGTCGCCCACAGTTCTGTCCTGTTCGATGAGCTTGGGCTGAGTGAGGCGTTGGTTCATGACGACGCCTTTCAGAGAATGTTCTCTGGAGACCTGTCAGCAAGCACCGATCCCATGCATCCCTGGGGCTGGGCTACCGGCTATGCCCTGTCGATCTATGGCACCGAATACATCCAGCAGTGTCCGTTTGGAACCGGCAACGGCTATGGCGACGGGCGGGCCATCTCCGTCTTTGAGGGAGTGTTCAAAAACCAGCGCTGGGAGATGCAACTCAAGGGCGGCGGGCCGACGCCCTACTGCCGCGGTGCGGATGGACGCGCTGTTCTGCGCTCCAGTGTGCGCGAATTCCTGGCACAAGAGTTCATGCATGCCCTCGGCGTGCCCACCTCCCGCTCACTGAGCCTTTACGTCTCCCAATCGGAAACGGTTGCCAGACCCTGGTACTCGGAGAACTCACGCTCCTTCGATCCAGACATAATGGTGCAAAACGCAGCCGCGATCTGCACGCGCGTAGCCCCCTCCTTCTTGCGGGTCGGACAGATCGAGCTGTTCGCACGCCGGGCTCGCAACGACGCCCACCCCGAAGCACGCCAGGAGCTGCAGCTGATCGTGCAGCACCTGATCGAGAGGAACTACAGGCCCGCAATTGATCCAGCCGAGCCATTCCACAAACAGGTCATCGCGCTCGCCCACCTCTTCCGAGAACGGCTCACATCACTAGTGGCCCACTGGATGCGCGTCGGCTACTGCCAGGGCAACTTCAACAGCGACAACTGTGCCGCCGGCGGTTACACCCTCGACTACGGACCCTTCGGTTTCTGCGAACTGTTCGATCCCCGCTTCCAACCCTGGACCGGTGGTGGGACCCACTTCTGTTTCTTCAACCAGCCCGTGGCCGCGGAAACAAACTTCAAAATGTTCTGGTCATCTCTGCGCACGCTGCTGGATGGCGATCGACAAGCCCAGGAGGAGCTCGATGCACTCCATGACGGCTTTGCTGCAGTGATGCAGCAGAAGATGGAGGCGATGTGGGCCAGCAAAATCGGATTGCCGGCCTACGACGACACCCTGGTGACGGAACTGTTGCAGCTGCTGGCAACAACCGGAGCTGACTACTGCAAGGCCTTCCGCCTTCTGTCGACGCTGCCCAGAGCTGTCTCCGAGCTGACTCCGAGCTTCTACCAGCCCTGCCCGGACGAGCTCGCCGGCCGATGGCAGGGCTGGCTGGGTCACTGGCGCAGCAGCCTGGAAGCCCAAGGCAATCTCAGCGAGACGTCGGCAGCGATGCAGCAGGTGAATCCCGCCATCACCTGGCGCGAGTGGCTGGTCGCGCCGGCCTACCAGCGAGCGGAGCTCGGAGACATGAGCCTCATCCATGAGCTGCAGCAGGTGTTCAGCAACCCCTACGACGACCCATCAGACGCCGTTCTGTCGACATACGGCCAGCTGCGACCGCGTGAGCTGTTCAATGCCGGTGGAATTTCTCACTACAGCTGCTCCTCATGA
- a CDS encoding histidinol-phosphate transaminase: MTGFTPPFPPPAARAEVERLKGYSAPLEGRRGLLRLDFNENTVGPSPKVVAAIRAFPEELIAVYPEYDGLREALIANLKASKEGLRHPLAPEQVGVFNGVDAAIHAVIHAYGAPGDTLLTTSPTFGYYAPCAGMQGMVIEAVHHAMPGFFFPLEAIRSALSRRPKILMLCNPNNPTGTRLAADQVLALAASAPDTLVVVDELYEAFTGDSVLPVVDFQTQANVLVLRSLAKTAGLAGLRLGFAIGHPGVVDRVGRVTGPYDVNSLAAAAAFAALEDQAYTNQYVEEVLRARNWIGTEMTRSRVVFHCDGGNYLLVWPQRPADEVEQALRAEGILVRSMAGKPQIDGSLRVSIGTLQQMQRFWEVFSFVSKSG; the protein is encoded by the coding sequence ATGACCGGATTCACTCCACCGTTTCCTCCCCCTGCCGCCCGAGCTGAGGTGGAACGCCTCAAGGGGTACAGCGCTCCCCTGGAGGGGCGTCGTGGTCTGCTGCGTCTGGATTTCAACGAAAACACCGTTGGCCCCAGTCCGAAGGTGGTGGCTGCGATTCGAGCCTTCCCCGAGGAACTCATCGCGGTGTATCCGGAATACGACGGACTGCGCGAGGCGTTGATCGCCAATCTGAAGGCGTCGAAGGAGGGCCTGCGGCATCCCCTGGCTCCTGAGCAGGTGGGGGTGTTCAACGGCGTGGATGCGGCAATCCATGCCGTGATTCACGCCTATGGGGCTCCAGGCGACACCCTGCTCACCACCAGTCCAACCTTCGGGTACTACGCACCCTGCGCCGGCATGCAGGGGATGGTGATCGAGGCGGTGCACCACGCAATGCCCGGCTTCTTCTTCCCTCTGGAAGCGATTCGTTCCGCTCTGAGCAGACGGCCCAAGATCCTGATGCTTTGCAATCCCAACAACCCAACAGGGACCCGTCTTGCAGCGGATCAGGTGCTGGCGCTCGCAGCGTCTGCCCCAGACACGCTGGTGGTGGTGGACGAGCTCTATGAAGCGTTCACGGGAGACAGCGTGCTGCCAGTCGTCGATTTCCAGACACAGGCCAATGTGTTGGTGCTGCGGTCCCTCGCCAAGACAGCGGGTCTGGCTGGATTGCGCCTGGGCTTTGCCATTGGCCACCCAGGAGTTGTCGACAGGGTTGGCCGCGTCACCGGACCCTATGACGTGAACAGCCTGGCGGCGGCGGCGGCGTTTGCGGCCCTGGAGGACCAGGCCTATACCAATCAGTACGTTGAGGAAGTGCTACGCGCGCGTAACTGGATCGGGACTGAAATGACACGCTCGCGTGTTGTTTTTCACTGTGACGGGGGTAATTACCTGTTGGTGTGGCCGCAGCGGCCTGCTGATGAGGTGGAGCAAGCGCTTCGAGCGGAGGGGATCCTGGTTCGTTCCATGGCCGGGAAGCCCCAGATTGATGGGTCCCTGCGTGTGAGTATTGGCACCTTGCAGCAGATGCAGCGGTTCTGGGAAGTTTTTAGCTTTGTTTCGAAATCTGGTTAG
- a CDS encoding ABC transporter substrate-binding protein, whose amino-acid sequence MKSTANGMHRNQLLQRLFTGVGLVLGLAATVSTGALKAEGLTTDSSEHLLVGTVDNYLPCSDEANNNYEGLSIDVWRRVAENINRPYTIVSLPTFSQAVDAAAFGSVDLIASCHKITPERLELVEFSVPYTRDSLGMLSRKINSLKIGIGTQLL is encoded by the coding sequence ATGAAATCAACAGCAAACGGTATGCATCGGAATCAGCTACTGCAGAGACTGTTCACCGGCGTGGGACTGGTGCTAGGGCTCGCAGCCACTGTTTCAACAGGAGCCCTCAAAGCAGAGGGGTTAACGACTGATTCATCTGAGCATCTTCTGGTTGGGACAGTTGACAACTATCTGCCCTGCTCTGACGAAGCGAACAACAACTACGAAGGTTTATCCATTGATGTCTGGCGTCGTGTCGCCGAGAACATCAACAGGCCATACACCATTGTCTCGCTGCCCACCTTCAGCCAAGCGGTCGATGCCGCAGCCTTTGGCTCAGTTGACCTGATCGCCTCCTGCCACAAAATCACACCCGAGCGACTCGAGCTCGTTGAATTCTCTGTCCCCTACACCCGCGACAGCCTCGGCATGCTGAGCCGAAAAATTAATTCCCTGAAAATCGGGATTGGCACACAGCTCCTTTAA
- a CDS encoding oxaloacetate decarboxylase, with protein sequence MPPQPGAADRLRALLRQNTCHVMPCCFDALSARLVEQAGCPLTFMSGFSVAAARAGLPDTGLLTVTEMLDQGRSICDAVSIPVIGDGDTGHGNAANVQRTMHQFAKAGFGGIMLEDQVAPKRCGHTGVKEVVDRDTAIARIHAAVEARNQGADLVIVARTDARSAMDESQGETGALEEALWRLKAFAQLGADVLFLEAPRSEQEMLRFCQEVPGLHMANMLEGGITPLLKPDRLGAMGFDLVAYPLTLLSTAAFAMRKALADLKAGNTPETMLSFQELKALVGFEADNAMGG encoded by the coding sequence ATGCCCCCACAACCCGGTGCGGCCGATCGCCTACGAGCTCTACTCCGCCAAAACACCTGCCACGTCATGCCCTGCTGCTTTGATGCCCTGTCAGCACGTCTGGTGGAGCAAGCCGGCTGTCCGCTCACCTTTATGAGCGGGTTCTCCGTGGCTGCCGCCCGCGCCGGACTGCCCGACACCGGTCTTCTGACGGTGACGGAGATGCTCGATCAAGGACGCTCGATCTGCGATGCCGTGTCGATCCCGGTGATTGGTGACGGCGACACAGGCCATGGCAATGCCGCCAACGTGCAACGCACCATGCACCAGTTCGCCAAAGCTGGGTTCGGCGGAATCATGCTGGAAGACCAGGTAGCCCCGAAGCGTTGCGGGCACACTGGCGTGAAGGAAGTGGTCGATCGCGACACTGCGATCGCGAGGATCCATGCAGCGGTGGAGGCCCGCAATCAGGGAGCCGATCTGGTGATCGTGGCGCGGACGGATGCCCGCTCCGCCATGGATGAAAGCCAAGGCGAGACAGGGGCCCTCGAGGAAGCACTCTGGCGTCTGAAAGCCTTCGCTCAACTCGGCGCCGATGTGCTGTTTCTTGAGGCCCCCCGCAGCGAGCAGGAAATGCTCAGGTTTTGCCAGGAGGTGCCCGGTCTGCACATGGCCAACATGCTCGAAGGAGGCATCACGCCGCTTCTGAAACCCGATCGGCTGGGTGCCATGGGCTTTGATCTGGTGGCCTACCCCCTCACCCTGCTGTCAACGGCAGCCTTCGCGATGCGAAAAGCACTGGCTGACCTCAAAGCTGGCAACACTCCTGAGACGATGCTCAGCTTTCAGGAACTGAAAGCACTGGTTGGATTTGAAGCCGACAACGCCATGGGGGGATGA
- a CDS encoding peptide ligase PGM1-related protein encodes MRLSFQDLQRQLQPDIALVGPGSDPWDVLVMPSLNMSQEQMALVEGAHHYEERQLFELIRLRQPRARMVFVTSKLLPDLVVDSVLELLQGVPISHARQRLQLFDTDDASSRPLAAKLLERPRLLKRIRDSLRPGRSYLSCYNVGDLECRLSEALQLPLMGCDPQLSSWGHKAGGRALFRRCGLPHPDGSELVFSFDGLLDASLDLLERKPGLRRAVVKLNQGFSGEGNARLELEPLQLQACSPQERRDRLRLALETLPMPAAGWRSQLQDQGALVEEWLEGGEAISSPSVQGVILPGGCVEVLSTHEQHLGGASGQVYLGCQFPADPAYRLELQRWGQAVGEALAELGALDHFSVDGLARRFGDRWDLQAIEVNLRKGGTTHPHQVLRFLSNGHMDASTGAFLSPQGSELHYLATDNFMHPQLRGLLPMDLIDAVAEAGLHYDALKESGSVFHLLGCLSEHGKLGMTCIGTTLAEAREVDARTRARLLEM; translated from the coding sequence TTGAGGCTTTCCTTCCAGGATCTGCAGCGCCAGCTGCAACCAGACATCGCTCTGGTGGGACCAGGGAGTGACCCCTGGGACGTGCTGGTGATGCCGTCTCTCAATATGAGCCAGGAGCAGATGGCGCTTGTTGAGGGAGCGCACCACTACGAGGAACGCCAGTTGTTCGAGCTCATCCGGTTGCGGCAGCCGCGGGCGCGCATGGTGTTTGTCACCAGCAAGCTGCTGCCTGATCTGGTGGTGGATTCCGTTCTCGAGTTGCTGCAAGGGGTGCCGATCTCCCATGCCCGTCAGCGCCTTCAGCTGTTCGACACCGATGACGCCAGTTCAAGGCCTTTGGCTGCCAAGTTGCTGGAGCGACCACGGCTGCTGAAACGCATCCGCGACAGCCTGCGGCCGGGGCGCAGTTACCTGAGTTGTTACAACGTTGGCGATCTCGAATGCCGCTTATCGGAGGCCTTGCAGCTTCCCTTGATGGGCTGTGACCCCCAGCTGTCCAGCTGGGGCCATAAGGCTGGCGGTCGCGCCCTGTTCCGTCGCTGTGGGCTCCCCCATCCGGATGGATCAGAGTTGGTGTTTAGCTTCGACGGTCTGCTTGACGCCAGCCTGGATCTGCTGGAGCGCAAGCCGGGGTTGCGCCGGGCGGTGGTGAAGCTCAATCAGGGGTTCAGTGGCGAGGGCAATGCCCGGCTCGAGCTGGAGCCGCTGCAGCTTCAGGCCTGTTCACCGCAGGAGCGCCGTGACCGCCTCAGGCTGGCTCTGGAGACCTTGCCCATGCCTGCGGCTGGATGGCGCAGCCAGCTGCAGGATCAGGGGGCACTGGTGGAGGAATGGCTGGAGGGTGGTGAGGCGATCTCCTCCCCCAGCGTGCAGGGTGTGATCCTTCCCGGCGGCTGCGTGGAGGTGCTCTCCACCCATGAGCAGCACCTCGGCGGTGCGTCCGGCCAGGTGTATCTCGGTTGTCAGTTCCCGGCCGATCCGGCCTATCGGCTCGAGCTGCAGCGCTGGGGGCAGGCGGTTGGCGAGGCTCTGGCTGAGCTGGGGGCGTTGGATCATTTCTCGGTGGATGGGCTGGCCCGGCGTTTCGGTGATCGTTGGGATCTCCAGGCCATTGAGGTCAACCTCCGCAAAGGCGGCACCACCCATCCCCATCAGGTGCTGCGCTTTCTCAGCAATGGCCACATGGATGCTTCCACCGGTGCCTTCCTGTCTCCCCAGGGCAGTGAGCTGCACTACCTGGCCACAGACAACTTCATGCATCCCCAACTCCGTGGCCTGCTGCCGATGGATCTGATCGATGCCGTGGCGGAGGCCGGTTTGCATTACGACGCCCTCAAGGAGAGCGGAAGCGTGTTTCATCTTCTCGGTTGTCTTTCAGAACACGGCAAGCTGGGAATGACCTGCATCGGCACCACCCTGGCGGAGGCTCGGGAGGTGGATGCCCGCACGCGGGCCCGGCTGCTGGAGATGTGA
- a CDS encoding asparaginase, translated as MTGPSIPRLLLLGTGGTIAGTAPESTQLNRYAAGVIGAEALLTTLPQLNRLAEIQVEQITNVDSADLGFNHWRDLVSRLRQILAEDPGLVGVVITHGTNTLEETAWLLQLLIDDPRPVVLVGAMRPASALSADGPLNLYQAVQVACSADSRGRGVMVVMDGQIHSARDVAKRATQGVGAFHSATRGPLGWVDDFGVHLSGVERSASVPFAGLSLPTIWPQVVILHGCVQPSEALIPALLSAGVEGLVFTGTGAGQLSAVERNALAQWQGPRPLMLRANRCGMGPVHRCEDHARLGLLPAGDLSPQKARVLLLLALINGDDRNTLASRLMVV; from the coding sequence GTGACTGGGCCCAGCATCCCACGCCTTCTGCTGCTCGGCACCGGTGGCACCATCGCCGGTACGGCTCCTGAGTCCACCCAGCTGAATCGTTACGCCGCGGGGGTGATCGGTGCTGAGGCGTTGTTGACAACTCTGCCTCAGTTGAATCGGCTCGCCGAGATCCAGGTGGAGCAGATCACCAATGTCGACAGCGCTGACCTTGGCTTCAACCACTGGCGCGATCTGGTGAGTCGTCTGAGGCAGATCCTGGCTGAGGATCCAGGTTTGGTTGGCGTGGTGATCACCCATGGCACCAACACGCTTGAAGAAACCGCCTGGTTGCTGCAGCTTCTTATTGATGATCCCCGGCCGGTGGTTTTGGTGGGAGCGATGCGGCCTGCGTCCGCTCTCAGTGCCGATGGCCCCCTCAACCTCTACCAGGCCGTGCAGGTGGCCTGCAGTGCTGATTCTCGCGGTCGCGGCGTGATGGTGGTGATGGATGGCCAGATCCACAGTGCCCGTGATGTTGCGAAACGCGCCACGCAGGGAGTCGGTGCTTTTCACAGTGCAACACGAGGCCCCCTGGGTTGGGTCGATGATTTCGGTGTTCATCTGTCTGGAGTGGAACGGAGCGCGTCGGTTCCTTTTGCTGGTCTGTCGCTTCCGACGATCTGGCCTCAGGTGGTGATCCTGCACGGATGCGTGCAACCGTCTGAAGCGTTGATTCCAGCGTTGCTGTCGGCTGGGGTGGAGGGCCTGGTGTTTACCGGGACCGGCGCTGGGCAATTGTCAGCAGTCGAACGGAACGCGCTTGCGCAATGGCAGGGTCCTCGGCCTCTCATGCTTCGTGCGAACCGTTGCGGGATGGGGCCTGTGCACCGCTGTGAGGATCACGCGCGGCTTGGTCTGCTGCCAGCGGGTGATCTCAGTCCCCAGAAAGCGCGGGTGCTGCTACTGCTGGCGCTGATCAACGGGGATGACCGGAACACGCTGGCTTCTCGACTCATGGTTGTTTGA
- a CDS encoding DUF3365 domain-containing protein, which produces MPAVKKLFFGSGQRPLRQQLAITLAGILSLSILVSILLLNILFGWQARQLIDQRAAFFMDAMLSVREYTSRKVNPILAPLNQGAGLFRPEAVPSYSAQTVAGLLKDKPEFREYSYREAAINPTNLRDKADSFETGVIEAFRRDPSLKIQSGEKSTPLGTVHFVAQPIKVGKESCLICHSTPDRAPASQLLAYGDTGGFGWKLNEIVGTQIVTVPQEAVFMAKDRSLLFTAALLVVAFSVVGVIVNAVLDRLILRPMRDISRKADEASVTPATVNFEERERRDEIGLLARSFERMKQSLAISMQMLKDRQGKA; this is translated from the coding sequence ATGCCAGCAGTGAAGAAGCTGTTCTTCGGATCTGGGCAGCGGCCTCTGCGACAGCAGCTGGCGATCACTCTTGCAGGAATTCTTTCGCTGTCGATTCTTGTTTCGATTTTATTGCTGAACATTTTGTTCGGTTGGCAGGCTCGCCAGTTGATTGATCAACGTGCGGCCTTTTTCATGGACGCAATGTTGTCGGTGAGGGAGTACACCAGCAGGAAGGTGAATCCCATTCTTGCCCCTCTTAATCAAGGTGCTGGCCTATTTCGGCCGGAGGCTGTTCCCAGTTACTCTGCTCAGACGGTAGCTGGACTGCTCAAAGATAAGCCTGAATTCCGCGAATATTCATACCGTGAGGCTGCCATTAATCCAACAAATTTAAGGGACAAGGCGGATTCATTTGAAACGGGTGTGATCGAGGCGTTCCGGCGTGATCCATCCCTCAAGATTCAATCGGGTGAAAAATCCACGCCACTGGGAACGGTTCATTTTGTGGCCCAGCCCATCAAGGTCGGAAAAGAGAGTTGTCTCATCTGTCATTCCACACCTGATCGAGCACCCGCAAGTCAGCTTCTTGCTTATGGAGACACCGGCGGCTTCGGATGGAAACTGAATGAAATTGTTGGAACGCAGATTGTCACGGTGCCGCAAGAAGCGGTGTTCATGGCGAAGGATCGCTCCCTGCTGTTCACGGCCGCACTGCTTGTTGTTGCCTTCAGTGTGGTGGGTGTGATTGTGAATGCCGTGCTTGACAGGCTGATCCTTCGCCCGATGCGCGACATCAGCCGCAAGGCCGACGAAGCCAGTGTTACTCCCGCGACGGTCAATTTCGAGGAGAGGGAACGTCGGGATGAAATCGGCTTGCTGGCGCGCAGTTTTGAACGTATGAAGCAGAGCTTGGCGATCTCCATGCAGATGCTCAAGGATCGCCAGGGCAAGGCTTGA